The following are from one region of the Capsicum annuum cultivar UCD-10X-F1 chromosome 1, UCD10Xv1.1, whole genome shotgun sequence genome:
- the LOC107875053 gene encoding cytochrome P450 87A3 has protein sequence MWNIIAAGIVGLLVVVITHWVYRWRNPKCKGVLPPGSMGLPLIGETLQYFSKSPYDGIPPFIAQRTAKYGTLFKTSLVGQPIVISTDPEINYYVFQQEDKYFQCSYTKSAVELSGKKGLMGNGGSAHKYLRNLVLSLTGPDKLKTKLVSEVDIITREHLHRWTTQGEVEVKDASEIMLFIFIAGKILGMNEQEALTLRGHYKAFVKGFLSFPINLPGTAFHSGLQGRKSAVKMIKDVFEKRRSSKEKENEQDFIDHLLQEIDKEDTFITEDTAVDLIFFVIFAAHETTSSTMTLLFKYLTEHPDVLKQLKEEHENIIKFREDKDAPISWVEYKSMTYTHRVVNETVRLANIAPGIFRKVLKDVEIKGYTIPEGWTMVVCSPSVHLDENMYDNPLEFNPSRWKDEELHGASKRFMAFGGGNRMCVGADLSKMQTTLFIHYLMTSFRFNVTNKGNIIRQPYLNFNDGICIQVNEN, from the exons atgtggAACATAATTGCTGCAGGCATAGTAGGATTATTGGTAGTAGTAATCACTCATTGGGTGTATAGATGGAGAAATCCCAAATGCAAAGGTGTATTGCCACCTGGCTCTATGGGTCTTCCCCTTATTGGAGAAACCCTTCAATATTTCTCTAAAAGTCCCTATGATGGAATTCCTCCCTTCATTGCTCAAAGAACAGCAAA gtATGGAACGTTATTTAAAACGAGTTTAGTGGGGCAGCCTATTGTGATATCAACAGATCCAGAGATCAATTACTATGTGTTCCAACAAGAAGACAAGTATTTTCAATGCTCTTACACAAAGAGTGCTGTTGAACTCTCTGGTAAAAAAGGGTTGATGGGTAATGGTGGATCTGCCCACAAATACCTTAGGAATTTAGTGCTATCTCTTACAGGACCAGATAAACTAAAGACAAAGTTAGTGTCTGAAGTTGATATCATAACTCGTGAACACTTACATAGGTGGACTACTCAAGGTGAAGTTGAAGTCAAAGATGCATCTGAAATT ATGCTATTCATATTTATAGCTGGAAAGATCCTTGGTATGAATGAACAAGAGGCTTTAACACTAAGAGGACATTACAAAGCCTTTGTCAAAGGTTTTCTCTCATTTCCTATCAATTTGCCAGGAACAGCTTTCCATTCTGGTTTACAG GGACGTAAAAGTGCAGTAAAGATGATCAAGGACGTTTTTGAGAAAAGGAGGTCATCAAAGGAGAAGGAAAATGAGCAAGATTTCATTGATCACCTACTTCAAGAAATAGACAAAGAAGATACATTTATAACTGAAGATACAGCTGTGGATTTAATCTTCTTTGTTATATTTGCTGCCCATGAAACAACTTCTTCAACCATGACATTACTCTTTAAATACCTCACTGAACATCCTGATGTCTTAAAACAACTCAAG GAAGAACATGAGAACATTATTAAATTTCGAGAAGATAAGGATGCTCCAATTTCATGGGTTGAATACAAGTCCATGACCTACACACATAGG GTTGTAAATGAAACAGTAAGACTTGCCAATATTGCTCCAGGAATTTTCAGAAAAGTACTAAAGGATGTGGAAATCAAAG GATATACGATTCCGGAAGGATGGACAATGGTCGTATGTTCACCATCAGTTCATCTAGATGAAAATATGTATGACAATCCACTTGAGTTTAATCCATCACGATGGAAG gaTGAAGAACTACATGGTGCATCGAAAAGGTTCATGGCATTTGGTGGAGGAAATAGAATGTGTGTTGGAGCTGATCTTTCAAAGATGCAAACAACCCTTTTTATCCACTACTTGATGACAAGTTTTAG gTTTAATGTCACAAATAAAGGGAACATTATAAGACAACCCTATTTGAACTTCAACGATGGGATATGTATTCAAGTCAatgagaattga